Part of the Plectropomus leopardus isolate mb chromosome 7, YSFRI_Pleo_2.0, whole genome shotgun sequence genome, CTGTTGAACAGCGAGGTCCAGTCCATCTGAGCCCAGCGCTACGTGAGCTTTCCAtactgtgtcagtgtgtgtgtctgacacgAGGCCGTTTACAGTGAAACAGATGGACagagtaaatataactttagACCTCAGCAGGATGCCAACTGGGTGATGAAATCTTAGGAGGGATAAGAATCTGTGTATCTTGCTACACATGTCTACATAcataatgcatgtcgaaaacatATGCAGGACtatttttttagcttgttttttgttggtcttgTCATGTGTCTGAGATTACAGGTGATCATCTTCTCTGTTGACATTTATAGTAAACCATAACTACACATACAGTTTCCTTTgtgggttaaataaataaatgttttagtaGAACGTTTCAGACAACACGACATGTAACGAGTTGAGGAGGGGGTTTCGGTGGGTGAAGAAACATTACCTTGGTCGGAGAGCATCTGCTGAGCATTGCTTCCTGTCCTCCTTCTGCAAAGAGATGAaagaagagagtgagagaagaggaaagcagactgttaaatctgttttaactatattatattaaatgtaaaatgttactaGTTTAGAGTCTCTAATGCAAATACACAAATGGTTTTAATGTGTAACTGTATGAAGGATCACCTCTTGGACTGGTTGAACTTGCACCTGCAGTGGCCACCTGGAACAAGAGAAAAGAAGCATTGACTTTCTGTATgatatctgtgtgtatttgtgtgttgtttgaGGCAGTTTATGGCCCTGTATGTGTGGTTAGGGTGTGTGCATGATTTGCATCTTACTGAGGAGGATGGTGATGCCAATGAGACAGAGGACAGCTGCTAGAATCAGGCCTCCAACACGCAGTCTGTGGTAGTCTGCACAACAAACTCATGGTTACCATATGAcagtcaatcaataaataaacaaacaggcagtaaaataatattacacCAAAGCTTTTATCTACATGTAAAAAGTGATTAACAACAAACTGCTCTTTATGTCAATAATGCAGATCAGCTTGCTAGTTCCATTAACTATTAAATGATTGTGAAAAGAATAGATTAGAAAAGGATAGATTACCGAA contains:
- the fxyd3 gene encoding phospholemman; this encodes MSKICALVLMTLVSLVFAEEQNLEDDPFTFDYHRLRVGGLILAAVLCLIGITILLSGHCRCKFNQSKRRRTGSNAQQMLSDQGRSCDC